Proteins encoded together in one Lachnospiraceae bacterium JLR.KK008 window:
- the recJ gene encoding single-stranded-DNA-specific exonuclease RecJ → MKKEKWYMAAKRADFEQIGRTFSIDPVIARLIRNRDVEGEEAIGRYLHGTTDDLYAPGRMKGLTEASALLLRKIKESVKIRVIGDYDIDGIMAAYILTKGLETLGAVVDTVIPHRIQDGYGLNMELIRTAHEEGIDTILTCDNGIAAYEQIVYANSLGMTVIVTDHHEVPFEETEGGRCYRIPPAAVVIDPKQQDCGYPFSGICGAVVAMKLMQALYEMSGYGAKKALDAFLEMAAFATVGDVMELVDENRIIVKYGLRALENTENAGLRALIEVCGLSGRTLTAYHVGFVLGPCLNASGRLDTARRALSLLQCGAREEALPIATDLKHLNESRKEMTQRGVEEAQAQIERRGLENRKVLVVYLPDCHESLAGIIAGRIRERYGRPVFVLTDAEEGLKGSGRSVEAYSMYEEMSKCKDLYTKYGGHKMAAGLSLPRENMEPFIERIETGCMLTEEELTEKIHIDVPMPFGYVTDRLLSQFSLLEPFGNGNRKPLFAQKNVTLLGSRIFGKDRRVGKYTVLDEYGGKYELTYFGDQEELLAFWQEKGKISVTYYPERNTFRGRTQIQFVLQNFQ, encoded by the coding sequence ATGAAGAAAGAAAAGTGGTACATGGCGGCAAAACGAGCCGACTTTGAACAGATTGGCAGGACGTTTTCCATAGACCCGGTCATAGCCAGGCTGATCCGCAACCGGGATGTTGAGGGCGAGGAAGCCATCGGCCGCTACCTGCATGGTACGACAGATGATCTCTATGCTCCGGGCCGTATGAAAGGCCTGACGGAGGCATCGGCCCTGCTGCTTAGGAAAATAAAAGAGAGTGTTAAGATCCGTGTGATCGGAGATTATGACATTGACGGCATTATGGCGGCCTATATATTGACAAAAGGACTGGAAACGCTGGGCGCTGTGGTGGATACGGTCATTCCCCACCGTATTCAGGACGGCTATGGGCTGAATATGGAACTGATCAGGACGGCGCATGAGGAAGGGATCGATACGATTCTCACATGCGATAACGGGATCGCGGCTTATGAACAGATCGTCTATGCCAACAGTCTCGGTATGACGGTCATCGTCACGGATCATCATGAGGTGCCGTTTGAAGAGACAGAAGGAGGCAGGTGTTATCGGATACCGCCTGCCGCCGTGGTCATTGACCCAAAGCAGCAGGACTGCGGTTATCCTTTTTCAGGGATCTGCGGCGCCGTCGTGGCGATGAAGCTGATGCAGGCGCTCTATGAGATGAGCGGATATGGCGCAAAGAAAGCGCTGGATGCCTTTTTGGAGATGGCAGCGTTTGCCACGGTCGGTGATGTGATGGAACTTGTGGATGAGAACCGGATCATCGTCAAATACGGCTTGCGCGCTCTTGAGAATACAGAGAACGCCGGACTGCGTGCGCTGATAGAAGTGTGCGGGCTTTCGGGCCGTACGCTGACGGCCTATCATGTCGGCTTTGTACTGGGGCCCTGTCTCAATGCCAGCGGCCGGCTGGATACGGCGCGGCGGGCGCTGTCTTTGCTGCAGTGCGGGGCGAGAGAGGAAGCGCTTCCCATTGCCACGGATTTGAAACATCTGAATGAGAGCCGCAAGGAGATGACACAGCGCGGTGTGGAGGAGGCCCAGGCGCAAATAGAGAGGCGGGGGCTGGAGAACCGGAAGGTGCTGGTCGTCTATCTGCCGGATTGTCATGAGTCACTGGCCGGTATTATCGCCGGTAGAATCCGGGAGCGCTACGGCAGGCCTGTTTTTGTGCTCACAGATGCGGAGGAAGGGCTCAAGGGGTCAGGGCGTTCGGTCGAAGCCTACTCCATGTATGAGGAGATGAGCAAATGCAAAGACTTATATACTAAATATGGCGGCCATAAGATGGCGGCGGGACTCTCGCTGCCGAGAGAAAATATGGAGCCATTTATCGAGCGGATCGAGACCGGATGTATGCTGACGGAAGAAGAGCTGACGGAAAAGATCCATATCGATGTGCCGATGCCGTTCGGATATGTGACGGACAGACTGCTCTCACAGTTTTCCCTGCTGGAACCATTTGGCAATGGAAACAGAAAACCGCTCTTTGCGCAGAAGAATGTGACGCTGCTTGGAAGCAGGATATTCGGAAAGGACAGGCGGGTAGGCAAATACACGGTTTTGGATGAATATGGAGGCAAGTATGAGCTGACATATTTCGGAGATCAGGAAGAGCTGCTTGCCTTCTGGCAGGAAAAGGGGAAGATCAGTGTTACCTATTACCCGGAGCGCAATACATTCCGGGGCAGGACACAGATACAGTTCGTGCTGCAGAATTTTCAGTAG
- the secD gene encoding protein translocase subunit SecD produces MKKSRAILILAVTAVLLALLSYTSVYGFPVGVNTDMETGEQTVLLAGAASDIKQGLDLAGGVSITYQVVGEEAPSDEDMKDTIYKLQQRVEGYSTESQVYQEGSDRINIEIPGVSDANAILEELGQPGSLYFMASDGTEVLTGTDVADAQAGTQQNQMGNSEYVVQLTLTEEGRSKFAEATAKAAPNRDIIFILYDGMIVSAPSVNDEITDGKAVITGMASFEEADKLASTIRIGGLKLELEELRSNVVGAQLGSEAIQTSLKAGAIGMGLVVLFMLVIYLVPGLAASLALGIYVGLIVVLLNAFQITLTLPGIAGIILSIGMAVDANVIIFARIREELATGKTVHSSIKIGFQKALSAIIDGNVTTLIAALVLGVKGSGSVKGFAQTLALGIIVSMFTALFVTRLILNALYALGLKDVKYYGVARERKKLDFLSKKMVFFAASLLVIAAGVVCMGINASGTGDVLNYSLEFKGGTSTNIVFNEDLSIEEIDAQVVPVIEKVTGDGNIQTQKVSGTNEVIVKTRTLTVAERETLNASLAEEFGVDTEKITAETISSTISSEMRGDAIIAVAIATACMLVYIWFRFKDIRFAASAVIALLHDVLVVLAFYAAVRVSVGSTFIACMLTIVGYSINATIVIFDRIRENLGMAKKKAELADVVNESITQTLSRSIFTSLTTFFMVAALYGLGVTSIREFALPLMVGILCGTYSSICLAGALWYVLRTKIAGKKKD; encoded by the coding sequence ATGAAAAAGAGTAGAGCGATACTGATTCTTGCGGTGACGGCCGTATTGCTGGCGCTTTTGTCTTACACGTCCGTGTATGGATTTCCGGTCGGAGTCAATACGGATATGGAGACCGGAGAGCAGACAGTTCTGCTGGCAGGCGCGGCGTCCGACATCAAGCAGGGACTTGATCTGGCCGGCGGTGTGAGCATCACCTATCAGGTAGTCGGTGAGGAGGCGCCTTCGGATGAAGATATGAAGGACACCATCTATAAGCTGCAGCAGCGTGTGGAAGGCTACAGCACAGAGTCTCAGGTATATCAGGAGGGCAGTGACCGGATCAATATCGAGATTCCGGGCGTGTCCGATGCCAATGCCATTTTAGAGGAACTGGGGCAGCCGGGTTCTCTGTATTTTATGGCTTCCGACGGGACAGAAGTGCTTACGGGTACGGATGTGGCCGATGCCCAGGCCGGGACACAGCAGAATCAGATGGGCAACAGTGAGTACGTGGTACAGCTTACACTGACGGAAGAAGGACGGAGCAAATTTGCGGAAGCGACTGCCAAGGCAGCGCCGAATCGTGACATTATCTTTATTTTATATGACGGAATGATCGTGAGCGCGCCCTCTGTGAACGACGAGATTACGGACGGCAAGGCGGTGATTACCGGAATGGCCAGTTTTGAAGAAGCGGACAAGCTGGCTTCCACGATCCGCATCGGTGGATTAAAACTGGAGCTGGAGGAACTTCGTTCGAACGTTGTCGGCGCGCAGCTCGGTTCCGAGGCGATTCAGACGAGTCTGAAAGCCGGCGCGATCGGGATGGGGCTTGTCGTTTTGTTCATGCTTGTCATTTACCTCGTTCCCGGTCTGGCGGCATCGCTGGCTCTGGGGATCTATGTGGGACTGATTGTTGTTCTGCTGAATGCGTTCCAGATTACACTGACGCTGCCGGGGATCGCCGGTATCATTCTTTCGATCGGTATGGCGGTCGATGCCAACGTGATTATTTTTGCCAGGATCCGGGAAGAGCTGGCTACCGGCAAGACCGTACATTCTTCGATCAAGATCGGCTTCCAGAAAGCATTGTCTGCGATTATCGACGGTAATGTGACGACACTGATTGCGGCGCTTGTGCTCGGTGTAAAGGGGAGCGGCAGTGTGAAAGGCTTCGCGCAGACGCTGGCGCTCGGTATTATCGTCTCGATGTTTACGGCGCTGTTTGTGACGCGGCTTATTCTGAACGCGCTGTATGCGCTTGGACTGAAAGATGTCAAATATTACGGCGTAGCCAGAGAGAGGAAGAAGCTGGACTTTCTTTCGAAAAAGATGGTATTCTTTGCGGCTTCCCTGCTCGTGATCGCAGCCGGGGTCGTATGTATGGGGATCAATGCGTCCGGTACGGGAGATGTCCTGAATTACAGTCTGGAATTTAAAGGCGGCACCTCCACCAATATTGTCTTTAATGAGGATTTGAGCATTGAAGAGATCGATGCGCAGGTTGTGCCTGTGATTGAAAAAGTGACCGGGGACGGCAATATTCAGACGCAGAAAGTGAGCGGCACCAATGAGGTCATCGTTAAGACAAGGACGCTCACCGTGGCGGAAAGGGAGACTCTGAACGCTTCTCTGGCCGAGGAATTCGGGGTGGACACGGAAAAGATCACAGCGGAGACGATCAGCTCGACGATCAGTTCCGAGATGCGTGGAGACGCGATCATTGCCGTTGCGATCGCGACGGCCTGTATGCTCGTCTACATCTGGTTCCGGTTTAAAGACATCCGCTTTGCAGCCAGCGCTGTCATCGCGCTGCTTCACGATGTGCTGGTTGTGCTGGCGTTCTATGCGGCAGTAAGAGTATCGGTGGGCAGCACCTTTATCGCCTGCATGTTGACGATCGTCGGCTATTCGATCAACGCGACCATTGTCATCTTTGACAGAATTCGTGAGAATCTCGGGATGGCGAAAAAGAAGGCGGAACTGGCAGATGTGGTGAACGAGAGTATCACACAGACGCTTTCGAGAAGTATTTTCACTTCTCTGACGACATTCTTTATGGTGGCGGCACTGTATGGACTCGGCGTCACATCGATCCGCGAATTTGCGCTGCCGCTGATGGTAGGTATTTTGTGCGGTACGTATTCGTCGATCTGTCTTGCAGGTGCACTCTGGTATGTGCTGCGCACGAAGATTGCGGGAAAGAAGAAAGATTAA
- the scfB gene encoding thioether cross-link-forming SCIFF peptide maturase codes for MIHQYKSNGYNIVLDVNSGSVHIVDDTAYDLIPIVEASLRDQVTEISEIARRAERETDYTPEECQETVREILELKEAGALFAEDVYENYIVDFKNRDTVVKALCLHIAHDCNLACQYCFAQEGEYHGRRAMMDFETGKKALDFLVGNSGNRVNLEVDFFGGEPLMNWQTVKKLVEYGRSLEEPYHKKFRFTLTTNGVLLNDEIAEFLNREMSNVVLSIDGRKEVNDRMRPFRGGQGSYDLIVPKFRKLAESRGQSNYYVRGTFTRHNLDFAEDVLHLADLGFEQISVEPVVAGEEEAYAIREEDVPALLEEYDRLAAALIERSKAGKGVNFFHFMIDLEGGPCVAKRLSGCGSGTEYLAVTPWGDLYPCHQFVGEEAFLMGNVDDGITNTEIQEDFKSCNVYAKEKCRDCFARFYCSGGCAANSYHFHGHIRDAYDIGCELQRKRVECAIMIKAALSE; via the coding sequence GTGATCCATCAATATAAGAGTAACGGCTACAACATCGTTCTGGATGTAAACAGTGGCTCCGTACATATCGTTGACGACACTGCATATGATCTGATTCCGATTGTGGAAGCGTCACTGCGTGACCAGGTGACAGAGATTTCCGAGATTGCAAGGAGAGCTGAGAGAGAGACTGATTACACGCCGGAGGAATGTCAGGAGACCGTTCGGGAAATACTGGAACTGAAAGAGGCAGGGGCACTTTTTGCAGAAGATGTCTATGAGAACTATATTGTTGATTTCAAAAACCGGGATACGGTTGTAAAAGCGCTCTGTCTTCACATTGCCCATGATTGTAATCTGGCGTGCCAATACTGTTTTGCGCAGGAAGGGGAATACCATGGCAGACGGGCGATGATGGATTTTGAGACGGGGAAGAAAGCGCTTGATTTTCTCGTTGGCAATTCCGGCAACAGAGTCAATCTGGAAGTTGATTTTTTTGGCGGAGAACCGCTGATGAACTGGCAGACCGTGAAAAAGCTGGTCGAATACGGCAGAAGTCTGGAAGAGCCTTATCATAAAAAATTCCGTTTTACACTGACGACAAACGGCGTCCTTCTGAATGATGAGATTGCGGAATTTCTCAACAGAGAGATGAGCAATGTCGTACTTAGCATCGACGGGCGCAAAGAGGTCAATGACAGGATGAGGCCGTTTCGCGGCGGTCAGGGCAGCTATGACCTGATCGTGCCGAAATTCCGGAAGCTGGCGGAGAGCCGGGGGCAGAGTAACTATTATGTGCGAGGCACCTTTACACGTCATAACCTTGATTTTGCGGAGGATGTGCTGCATCTGGCAGATCTTGGCTTTGAACAGATTTCTGTGGAGCCGGTAGTCGCCGGGGAAGAGGAAGCATACGCGATACGCGAGGAGGATGTTCCGGCTTTACTGGAAGAGTATGACAGACTGGCAGCGGCGCTGATTGAGCGCAGCAAAGCGGGGAAAGGGGTCAATTTCTTCCACTTTATGATAGATCTGGAAGGAGGTCCCTGCGTCGCCAAACGGCTCTCAGGCTGCGGCTCAGGGACGGAGTATCTGGCGGTAACGCCGTGGGGAGATCTTTATCCGTGCCATCAGTTCGTCGGTGAGGAAGCGTTTCTGATGGGAAATGTGGATGACGGGATTACGAACACAGAGATTCAGGAGGATTTTAAGAGCTGTAATGTCTATGCGAAGGAGAAATGCAGAGACTGCTTTGCCAGATTTTATTGCAGCGGCGGCTGTGCGGCCAATTCTTATCATTTCCACGGTCATATCAGAGATGCCTATGACATCGGCTGTGAGCTGCAGAGGAAACGGGTCGAATGTGCGATCATGATAAAGGCGGCATTGTCTGAATAA
- the scfA gene encoding six-cysteine ranthipeptide SCIFF — MKHIKTLSTRNLQESMKKGGCGECQTSCQSACKTSCTVGNQSCEKAGK; from the coding sequence ATGAAACACATCAAGACATTGAGCACGAGAAATTTACAGGAGTCCATGAAAAAAGGCGGATGCGGCGAGTGCCAGACATCCTGCCAGTCAGCCTGCAAGACGTCCTGCACAGTAGGAAACCAGAGCTGTGAGAAAGCAGGAAAATAA
- a CDS encoding TIGR04086 family membrane protein — MKASVKNNSYVTFYLKCLLFSYILTVGLLLFLALFLYRFGLSEKAVSISIIFIYIAACLFAGFASGKKMGSRKFLWGLLAGVLYFTILLCVSVVIERGAAGISGNLVTVFFICAGSGMLGGMIG, encoded by the coding sequence ATGAAGGCTTCGGTAAAAAACAATTCTTATGTAACCTTTTATTTAAAATGTCTGCTCTTTTCCTATATACTGACGGTAGGCCTGCTTTTATTCCTGGCGCTCTTTCTTTACCGCTTCGGGCTATCGGAGAAAGCGGTGTCGATCTCTATTATTTTTATTTACATAGCCGCCTGCCTGTTTGCCGGATTTGCATCCGGGAAGAAGATGGGCAGTCGGAAATTTTTGTGGGGACTGCTGGCCGGGGTACTGTATTTTACAATTCTTCTCTGTGTATCTGTTGTCATCGAACGCGGGGCGGCGGGAATCTCGGGAAATCTGGTGACGGTATTTTTTATCTGTGCGGGGAGCGGTATGCTCGGAGGAATGATCGGATAG
- a CDS encoding hemolysin family protein, whose translation MDTDSWIGFLILALLLTLSAFFSSAETALTTVNKIRIRTLIEEENRRAVTVQKILDNYSKMLSTILVGNNIVNISASSLATTLAIRIWGSYAVGIMTGALTLFVLLFGEIMPKTWAMYNSEKISLAYAGIIYSLMVLFTPIIFVVDRLSGAIMLLFHINTAKTQSAMTERDLKTYVDVSHEDGAIETEEREMIYNVFDFSDSSAKDIMIPRIDITMVDITASYNHLLAVFRESMYTRIPVYENDTDNVVGIVNIKDFLFVPNKRAFRIQDILREAYYTYEYKKTADLMMEMREATMNVAFVLNEYGACVGMITLEDLLEEIVGEIRDEYDEDEQELIKEVGERQYLVAGNVKLDDINDALDIQLISEDYDSIAGILIGTLDRLPQTGETVTIGNGMTIRAEEINQNRIEKVLLTLPEPEEMTPQTEENDEMDIPTEEI comes from the coding sequence TTGGACACAGACAGTTGGATTGGATTTCTCATTCTCGCTCTTTTGCTCACGCTCTCTGCCTTTTTCTCATCGGCGGAAACAGCGCTCACAACAGTAAACAAAATACGGATCCGTACTCTGATTGAAGAGGAAAACAGACGCGCCGTCACAGTGCAGAAAATACTCGATAACTACAGTAAAATGCTGAGCACGATTCTTGTCGGCAACAATATCGTCAATATCTCCGCCTCATCGCTGGCAACCACACTTGCCATCCGCATATGGGGCAGTTATGCAGTCGGTATCATGACAGGCGCACTGACTCTCTTCGTCCTGTTATTCGGAGAAATCATGCCCAAGACATGGGCGATGTATAATTCCGAAAAGATTTCTCTCGCCTACGCCGGGATCATCTACTCACTGATGGTACTGTTCACACCGATCATCTTTGTCGTGGACCGTCTCTCCGGCGCCATCATGCTGCTTTTCCATATCAACACTGCCAAAACACAGAGCGCCATGACAGAACGGGATCTGAAGACCTATGTGGATGTGAGCCACGAGGACGGAGCCATTGAGACGGAAGAACGGGAAATGATCTACAATGTGTTTGATTTCAGCGATTCCTCCGCAAAAGACATTATGATTCCCCGCATCGACATCACGATGGTGGACATTACAGCCTCCTACAATCATCTGCTGGCCGTTTTCCGCGAATCCATGTATACAAGAATCCCTGTCTATGAAAATGACACGGACAATGTCGTCGGTATTGTCAATATCAAAGATTTTCTCTTTGTTCCCAATAAAAGAGCTTTCCGGATTCAGGATATTCTGCGGGAAGCCTATTACACTTATGAGTATAAGAAAACGGCTGATCTGATGATGGAAATGCGGGAAGCGACGATGAACGTCGCCTTCGTCTTAAACGAATACGGCGCCTGCGTCGGTATGATTACCCTGGAAGACCTGCTGGAAGAGATCGTCGGAGAGATTCGTGACGAATACGACGAAGATGAACAGGAACTGATTAAGGAAGTCGGCGAAAGACAATATCTGGTCGCCGGAAATGTGAAACTGGATGACATCAACGATGCCCTCGACATACAGCTCATCTCCGAAGACTATGACTCCATCGCAGGCATCCTCATCGGTACGCTCGACCGGCTGCCTCAGACCGGAGAGACCGTCACGATCGGCAACGGTATGACAATCCGCGCGGAAGAGATCAACCAGAACCGCATTGAAAAAGTGCTGCTCACCCTGCCGGAACCGGAAGAAATGACGCCGCAGACGGAGGAAAATGATGAAATGGATATTCCCACAGAAGAAATTTGA
- a CDS encoding LacI family DNA-binding transcriptional regulator — protein MKVNMKQISEITGVSTATVSNALNYKRGVNAETAARVLKAAQELGYFDESRITKLKFVTFKRDGSIVEDTPFFPLMLTGIEQECRENGMDMVMSILDMQDMYYEEQVRSLLHDKSSAIIMLGTEMLSEDIKLLNRITNPFVVVDYWNGEMSFNSVQINNEDSVRYATRYLIEKGHTQIGYLRGNFRITPFKMRGAGYRSAMRRAGIPIREEYTLTVGTTMDSAYGGMKAHLERGVKLPTAFIADNDMIALGAMKAMTECGLKVPEDVSIIGFDDLPFAAVASTPLTTLYVPKQELGRIAARRLQEIIRGDTVTTKVHVSTTFIERDSVRTLK, from the coding sequence ATGAAAGTAAACATGAAACAGATCAGCGAGATCACGGGGGTTTCCACCGCCACAGTCTCCAACGCCCTGAATTATAAACGCGGCGTGAATGCGGAAACGGCGGCGCGGGTGCTGAAAGCGGCGCAGGAACTGGGATATTTTGACGAGTCCCGGATCACGAAACTGAAGTTCGTCACATTCAAGAGAGACGGAAGCATTGTGGAAGACACTCCCTTTTTCCCGCTGATGCTGACAGGGATTGAGCAGGAATGCCGGGAGAACGGAATGGATATGGTCATGAGCATTCTTGATATGCAGGATATGTATTATGAAGAGCAGGTCAGAAGTCTGCTGCATGATAAATCTTCGGCGATCATAATGCTGGGAACGGAGATGCTCTCCGAAGACATTAAGCTGCTGAACAGGATCACCAATCCCTTTGTTGTTGTCGACTATTGGAACGGAGAGATGTCGTTCAATTCCGTGCAGATCAACAACGAAGATTCGGTTCGTTATGCCACGCGGTATCTGATTGAAAAGGGGCATACACAGATCGGATATTTGCGGGGGAATTTCCGGATTACACCGTTCAAGATGCGGGGTGCGGGGTACCGGTCGGCAATGCGCAGGGCGGGGATTCCCATCCGCGAAGAATACACGCTGACGGTGGGAACGACAATGGACAGCGCCTACGGCGGTATGAAAGCACATCTGGAGCGGGGTGTGAAGCTGCCGACGGCTTTTATCGCGGACAATGACATGATCGCGCTCGGCGCCATGAAAGCGATGACGGAATGCGGGCTGAAAGTACCGGAAGATGTGTCGATCATCGGTTTTGACGATCTGCCGTTTGCGGCGGTGGCTTCCACGCCGCTGACGACGCTCTATGTGCCCAAACAGGAACTTGGCAGGATCGCGGCAAGACGGCTGCAGGAAATCATCCGCGGCGACACGGTGACGACGAAGGTGCATGTGTCCACGACTTTTATCGAGCGGGACAGCGTACGGACTCTGAAATAG
- a CDS encoding glycerol kinase, translating to MSRYVLGIDQSTQGTKALLFDEEGRLLCRSDLPHRQMVDERGWVEHDLEEIYNNTIQTVKNLVEKAGIDKSELAVLGISNQRETAACWEKESGRPVYNAIVWQCARGAAICEQIEKQGYARMIRERTGLQLSPYFSAAKLAWIFQNVDGVKEKAGAGGIACGTIDSYLVYRLTGGRRFQTDYSNASRTQLFNIRELKWDREILDLFGIDVSYMAEVADSNGDYGETDFDGFLEKPIPIRGVLGDSHGALFGQGCLHKGMVKATYGTGSSIMMNTGETPVFTDLGVVTSLAWSLDGKVNYVLEGNINYTGAVITWLKDEVKLIASAGETEALAREAVPGDRTYLVPAFSGLGAPYWDSRAAAVICGITRTTGKAEIVRAALDCIAYQITDIVKTMSEASGIAIGELRVDGGPTRNKYLMQFQSDQLGIPVRIPEAEELSGIGAAYAAGLAAGILDEKIFEKMRRTSYNSEIEGYVREQRYAGWKDAVKRTMTK from the coding sequence ATGAGCAGATATGTGTTGGGGATTGATCAGAGTACCCAGGGCACAAAGGCTCTTTTGTTTGATGAGGAAGGCAGGCTCCTGTGCCGGAGCGACCTTCCTCACAGACAGATGGTAGACGAACGTGGCTGGGTAGAGCATGATCTGGAGGAAATTTACAATAATACGATACAGACAGTGAAAAATCTGGTGGAGAAGGCGGGCATCGACAAATCCGAACTGGCGGTGCTCGGGATCAGCAATCAGAGAGAGACGGCGGCGTGTTGGGAGAAAGAGAGCGGCAGACCGGTGTACAATGCCATTGTCTGGCAGTGCGCCCGGGGCGCGGCGATCTGCGAACAGATTGAGAAACAGGGGTATGCGAGGATGATCCGGGAGCGCACAGGACTACAGTTGTCTCCGTATTTCTCCGCGGCCAAGCTGGCATGGATCTTTCAAAATGTCGACGGGGTGAAAGAAAAGGCCGGAGCAGGCGGGATCGCCTGCGGTACGATCGACAGCTATCTCGTGTACCGGCTCACGGGCGGCAGGCGTTTCCAGACGGACTATTCCAATGCCTCGAGGACGCAGCTCTTCAATATTCGGGAGCTGAAATGGGACAGAGAAATCCTGGATCTCTTTGGCATTGACGTATCCTATATGGCGGAAGTGGCAGATTCCAACGGCGATTACGGGGAGACGGATTTTGACGGCTTTCTGGAAAAGCCGATTCCGATCCGGGGCGTCCTCGGGGATTCCCATGGGGCGCTGTTCGGGCAGGGCTGCCTGCACAAAGGCATGGTGAAGGCGACTTACGGGACCGGTTCTTCGATCATGATGAATACGGGAGAGACACCGGTCTTTACCGATCTCGGCGTTGTCACGTCGCTGGCCTGGTCGCTGGATGGAAAGGTCAACTATGTGCTGGAAGGCAATATCAATTACACAGGCGCGGTCATTACCTGGCTGAAAGACGAGGTAAAGCTGATCGCATCGGCAGGGGAGACGGAAGCGCTGGCGAGAGAGGCCGTGCCGGGCGACCGGACGTACCTGGTGCCTGCCTTTTCCGGTCTGGGTGCGCCTTATTGGGACAGCAGAGCGGCTGCGGTGATCTGCGGCATCACACGGACGACCGGCAAGGCGGAGATTGTACGTGCGGCGCTGGATTGTATCGCTTATCAGATTACCGACATCGTGAAGACGATGAGCGAGGCTTCGGGCATTGCCATCGGAGAACTGCGCGTGGACGGCGGTCCCACCAGGAATAAGTATCTGATGCAGTTTCAGAGCGATCAGCTCGGCATTCCCGTGAGGATTCCCGAGGCGGAAGAGCTCTCGGGCATTGGGGCCGCCTATGCGGCAGGGCTGGCGGCCGGTATACTGGATGAAAAAATATTTGAGAAAATGCGCCGAACCAGTTATAATTCAGAAATAGAAGGGTATGTCCGCGAACAGCGCTACGCAGGATGGAAAGACGCTGTGAAAAGGACCATGACGAAATAA
- a CDS encoding transketolase C-terminal domain-containing protein: MNKIPNRQAICDVLMEKVKTDKEIVVLCSDSRGSASLTAFASTYPEHFIETGIAEQNLVSIAAGLAKCGKKPFAASPASFLSTRSYEQCKVDVCYSNTNVKLIGISGGISYGALGMSHHSAQDIAAMSSIPGMRVYLPSDRFQTVKLIEALLTDDKPAYIRVGRNPVEDIYTEDDCPFEMDKATVLCEGTDVALIACGEMVRPAREAAGLLGEKGISATVLDMYCVKPLDTEGILRAAGNARVVVTVEEHSPFGGMGSMVSQVIGEHCPKKVVNLALPDAPVITGNSKEVFAHYGLDAEGIAKTAAEALA; encoded by the coding sequence ATGAATAAGATTCCGAACAGACAGGCTATCTGTGATGTGCTGATGGAAAAAGTAAAGACAGATAAGGAGATTGTCGTACTGTGCAGCGATTCCAGGGGCAGCGCGTCGCTGACCGCCTTTGCCAGTACATATCCGGAACATTTTATCGAGACAGGCATTGCGGAGCAGAATCTTGTCAGCATCGCAGCCGGCCTGGCCAAATGCGGGAAAAAGCCGTTTGCTGCGTCTCCGGCCAGCTTCCTCAGCACCCGCAGCTATGAACAGTGCAAAGTGGATGTGTGCTATTCGAATACGAATGTAAAGCTGATCGGCATCAGCGGCGGAATCAGCTATGGCGCGCTCGGTATGAGCCATCACTCGGCGCAGGACATTGCGGCGATGTCATCGATCCCTGGTATGCGCGTCTATCTGCCGAGCGACAGATTCCAGACTGTGAAACTGATCGAGGCGCTTCTCACAGATGACAAACCGGCCTATATCCGTGTCGGCAGAAATCCGGTGGAAGATATTTATACGGAGGATGACTGCCCGTTCGAGATGGACAAAGCGACGGTGCTCTGTGAGGGGACAGATGTGGCCCTGATTGCCTGTGGCGAGATGGTACGTCCTGCCAGGGAAGCGGCCGGGCTTCTCGGAGAGAAAGGCATCAGCGCGACGGTGCTCGATATGTACTGTGTGAAGCCGCTTGACACGGAAGGGATTCTCAGGGCTGCCGGCAATGCCAGAGTCGTGGTGACGGTGGAAGAGCACTCTCCGTTTGGTGGCATGGGTTCGATGGTCAGTCAGGTGATCGGGGAACACTGCCCGAAGAAGGTTGTCAATCTGGCTCTGCCGGATGCACCGGTGATCACGGGCAACTCGAAGGAAGTGTTTGCCCATTATGGACTGGATGCGGAAGGAATCGCCAAAACGGCGGCGGAAGCGCTCGCGTAA